In one window of Calypte anna isolate BGI_N300 chromosome 1, bCalAnn1_v1.p, whole genome shotgun sequence DNA:
- the PSMG1 gene encoding proteasome assembly chaperone 1, with the protein MATFFGEVVVAPSRAGVDDEEEARDETPEDREIRRELEKKREIDVLWTWKSAESAADEQLVCSKLIVAIGHNAAAFLSSFILDSVCWEVVGVVKLWNEWCRTTSTTNILLTDSFCLFYRLIADPTVLLCQCSCYVAEDQQFQWLEKVFGCMRREGLQVTILSTCPVADYKTQESTLTLPSPFLKALKTKEFKEHVCCPLLEQPNIVRDLPAAVLSYCQVWHIPAVLYQCYTDVIKLDTVTVEAFKPLLSSKTLKSLVKDASESTKILKKLLTTNEIHNNIYI; encoded by the exons ATGGCGACTTTCTTcggggaggtggtggtggcgCCGTCCCGAGCCGGCGTGGACGACGAGGAGGAGGCCCGGGATGAGACACCCGAAGACCGGGAGATTCGCAGGGAGTTGGAGAAGAAAAG GGAGATCGACGTCCTGTGGACCTGGAAGTCTGCCGAAAGCGCTGCCGACGAGCAGCTTGTGTGCTCCAAATTGATCGTAGCGATAGGACATAACGCCGCAG ctttcctGTCTTCTTTTATTCTTGATTCTGTATGTTGGGAAGTAGTTGGAGTTGTGAAGTTGTGGAACGAGTGGTGTCGAACAACCAGTACAACAAACATCCTCCTGACAGattctttctgtttgttctaCAGATTAATAGCAGATCCAACA gttttgttgTGCCAGTGTAGTTGTTATGTTGCTGAGGATCAACAGTTCCAGTGGCTTGAAAAG gtttttgGCTGCATGCGGAGGGAGGGCTTGCAAGTAACCATTCTTTCAACGTGTCCTGTAGCTGATTATAAAACTCAGGAATCCACTTTAACACTTCCATCTCCGTTTCTGAAAGCCTTGAAGACAAAAGAATTCAAAGAGCACGTCTGCTGCCCACTGCTGGAACAACCTAACATTGTTCGAgatcttcctgctgctg ttttgagTTACTGTCAAGTGTGGCACATTCCTGCTGTGCTGTATCAGTGTTACACTGATGTCATCAAACTGGACACAGTTACAGTTGAAGCCTTCAAGCCTCTGCTTTCTTCTAAAACCCTGAAAAGTTTAGTCAAG GATGCATCTGAAAGCACAAAGATTTTGAAGAAACTACTGACAACCAATGAAATTCACAATAATATCTATATCTAG